A part of Planctomycetota bacterium genomic DNA contains:
- a CDS encoding prenyltransferase/squalene oxidase repeat-containing protein, whose product GWAGSVAALGLLLGAAQEKSSAPAGGRVEGTDSAVSRAVGFLVSLQDREGAIADRGHNQTAMTALAVLAMAAVGHQPTDETREGTAMRRALEFVLRPDRQDPQGYFGARDGSRMYGHGIVTLMLAEMLGMGVDAQQDQALRERVRRAVELILRAQAIRKDARNAGGWRYNPDSPDSDLSVTVWQVMALRSARNAGLEIPKEAIDQAVGYLRRCYYSKRDPQGRPLNPKSAFAYEPNRAPEYAMAAAGLLAMQVCGEYEGPEVAGAADWLKERPLDVGGEWFFYGTYYYAQGMYQRGGEYAVHARKAVEEALLPNQDPDGAWRGRHGQERDAGRVYATSLAVLSLAVKYHYLPIYQR is encoded by the coding sequence GGGATGGGCCGGATCGGTGGCGGCGCTGGGGCTGCTGTTGGGGGCGGCGCAGGAGAAGTCTTCTGCGCCGGCCGGAGGCCGCGTCGAAGGGACGGACTCGGCGGTCTCCCGCGCGGTCGGGTTTCTCGTAAGCCTTCAGGACCGCGAGGGGGCGATCGCCGACCGGGGGCACAATCAGACGGCGATGACGGCGTTGGCGGTCCTGGCGATGGCCGCGGTGGGGCATCAGCCCACGGACGAGACGCGGGAAGGGACGGCGATGCGGCGGGCGCTCGAATTCGTCCTGCGGCCGGACCGCCAGGATCCGCAGGGTTACTTCGGCGCGCGCGACGGGTCGCGGATGTACGGTCACGGGATCGTGACGCTCATGCTGGCGGAGATGCTCGGGATGGGCGTGGACGCGCAGCAGGATCAGGCGCTGCGGGAGCGGGTGCGCCGCGCGGTGGAGCTGATCCTGCGCGCGCAGGCGATCCGCAAGGACGCGCGCAACGCCGGCGGCTGGCGGTACAATCCGGATTCGCCGGATTCGGACCTTTCGGTGACGGTCTGGCAGGTGATGGCGCTGCGCTCGGCGCGGAACGCGGGGCTCGAGATTCCCAAGGAGGCGATCGACCAGGCGGTGGGATATTTGCGCCGGTGCTACTACTCCAAGCGCGATCCTCAGGGGCGTCCGCTCAATCCCAAGAGCGCCTTCGCCTACGAGCCCAATCGCGCCCCGGAGTACGCGATGGCGGCCGCGGGTCTTTTGGCGATGCAGGTCTGCGGGGAGTACGAAGGGCCCGAGGTGGCCGGGGCGGCCGACTGGCTCAAGGAGCGCCCTCTGGACGTCGGGGGCGAATGGTTCTTCTATGGGACGTATTACTACGCCCAGGGGATGTATCAGCGGGGGGGCGAGTACGCCGTCCACGCGCGCAAGGCCGTGGAGGAAGCGCTTCTGCCGAACCAGGATCCCGACGGCGCCTGGCGCGGGCGGCACGGGCAGGAACGGGATGCCGGGCGGGTGTACGCGACGAGCCTGGCGGTTCTCTCGCTGGCGGTGAAGTATCACTACCTGCCGATCTATCAGCGCTGA
- a CDS encoding helix-turn-helix transcriptional regulator has translation MASLVHELRRRLDLTQEKFAAKLGVAFPTINRWENGLTVPSPLAKQRIEDLLRSIGNDGADLLADYFSKER, from the coding sequence ATGGCGAGTCTCGTGCATGAACTTCGCCGGCGGCTCGATCTCACCCAGGAGAAGTTCGCGGCGAAGCTCGGCGTCGCGTTTCCAACCATCAACCGGTGGGAGAACGGTCTGACCGTCCCCTCGCCGCTGGCCAAACAGCGCATCGAGGACTTGTTGCGGAGCATCGGCAACGACGGTGCTGATCTGCTGGCAGACTACTTCTCGAAAGAACGATGA
- a CDS encoding class I SAM-dependent DNA methyltransferase yields the protein MNNFSDKVSFIWSVADLLRGPYRPNQYKDVMLPMTVLRRLDCVLEPTKEKVHERHKSLEGGKVKNVEPILCRVTGVPFYNTSRYTFEKLKGDPNHIAANLTNYIKGFSSRAREIIEHFGFEEHIARLDKADRLFLLVSKFCEIDLHPERVSNLEMGYIFEELIRKFNEASNEEAGDHFTPREVIRLMVNLLFLPDTDILTTKGIVKTLYDPACGTGGMLSVSEEYVRELNPDARLEVFGQDYNPQAYAICGSDMMIKGQNIDNIRFGDSFTEDHFAGKKFDYMLANPPFGVKWEAEEKFIVKEHEEQGFGGRFGAGLPRINDGSFLFLQHMISKMKDPKEGGTRLAIVFNGSPLFTGSAGSGESEIRRWIIENDWLEGIVALPDQLFYNTGIFTYLWIVTNRKEKHRRGKIQLVDATGFFKKMRKSLGNKRNEICDPQRDEITRLYGDFKEGEHVRIFENKDFGYRRITVERPLRLNFAVTEDRLARLREAGPFRALAESRKRKDTKAAAVEEEEGRKAQVAILNALRGLASEGTFKNRAAFGKVVEDRLKEAGVKCTAPVYKAILESLAERDETADVCTDAEGHPEPDPELRDYENVPLKEDIGAYMAREVLPHVPDAWVDESKTKVGYEINMNRYFYKYVPPRPLAEIEADLKRIEKEIADQLSEVTG from the coding sequence ATGAACAACTTCAGCGACAAGGTGAGCTTCATCTGGTCGGTGGCCGACCTCCTGCGCGGCCCATACCGCCCCAACCAGTACAAGGACGTGATGCTGCCGATGACCGTCCTGCGGCGTCTCGACTGCGTTCTCGAGCCGACGAAGGAGAAGGTCCACGAGAGGCACAAGAGCCTCGAGGGCGGGAAAGTCAAGAACGTCGAGCCGATCCTGTGCCGCGTGACCGGCGTGCCGTTCTACAATACGAGCCGCTACACGTTCGAGAAGCTCAAGGGCGATCCGAACCACATCGCGGCGAACCTCACGAACTACATCAAGGGCTTCTCCAGCCGCGCGCGGGAGATTATCGAGCACTTCGGATTCGAGGAGCACATCGCCAGGCTGGACAAGGCCGACCGGCTCTTCCTCCTCGTTTCGAAGTTCTGCGAGATCGACCTCCACCCCGAGAGGGTCTCGAACCTCGAGATGGGCTACATCTTCGAGGAGCTCATCCGGAAGTTCAACGAGGCGTCCAACGAGGAGGCGGGCGACCACTTCACCCCGCGCGAAGTCATCCGCCTGATGGTGAATCTCCTATTCCTGCCCGACACCGACATCCTCACCACGAAGGGCATCGTCAAGACGCTCTATGACCCTGCGTGCGGCACGGGCGGCATGCTCTCCGTGTCCGAAGAGTACGTTCGTGAGCTCAACCCGGACGCGCGCTTGGAGGTCTTCGGCCAGGACTACAACCCGCAAGCGTACGCGATCTGCGGGTCCGACATGATGATCAAGGGCCAGAACATCGACAACATCCGCTTCGGCGACAGCTTCACGGAGGACCACTTCGCCGGGAAGAAGTTCGATTACATGCTGGCCAATCCGCCTTTCGGCGTGAAGTGGGAGGCCGAGGAGAAGTTCATCGTGAAGGAGCACGAGGAGCAGGGATTCGGCGGCCGGTTCGGCGCCGGGCTCCCTCGCATCAACGACGGCTCGTTCCTCTTCCTCCAGCACATGATCAGCAAGATGAAGGACCCCAAGGAGGGCGGCACCCGCCTCGCGATCGTCTTCAACGGTTCGCCTCTCTTCACGGGGTCCGCGGGGTCGGGCGAAAGCGAGATCCGGCGGTGGATCATCGAGAACGACTGGCTCGAGGGGATCGTGGCCCTCCCCGACCAGCTCTTCTACAACACGGGGATCTTCACGTATCTCTGGATCGTGACCAATCGGAAGGAGAAGCATCGTCGGGGCAAGATCCAGCTCGTCGACGCGACCGGCTTCTTCAAGAAGATGCGCAAGAGCCTGGGAAACAAGCGCAACGAGATTTGCGATCCGCAGCGCGACGAGATCACGCGCCTCTACGGCGATTTCAAGGAGGGCGAGCACGTCCGCATTTTCGAGAACAAGGACTTCGGCTACCGGCGCATTACGGTGGAGCGCCCCCTGCGCCTCAACTTCGCGGTCACGGAGGATCGGCTCGCGCGCCTTCGCGAGGCCGGGCCATTTCGCGCCCTTGCGGAGAGTCGCAAGCGCAAGGACACGAAAGCCGCGGCCGTGGAAGAGGAGGAGGGCAGGAAGGCGCAGGTCGCCATACTGAATGCGCTTCGGGGCCTCGCGTCCGAGGGCACGTTCAAGAACCGCGCTGCGTTCGGGAAGGTGGTCGAAGATCGACTCAAGGAGGCCGGTGTGAAGTGCACCGCGCCGGTGTACAAGGCCATCCTGGAGTCGCTTGCGGAGCGCGACGAAACGGCCGACGTGTGCACCGATGCGGAGGGCCATCCGGAACCCGATCCGGAGCTCCGCGACTACGAAAACGTCCCGCTCAAGGAGGACATCGGCGCGTACATGGCCCGCGAGGTCTTGCCGCACGTGCCTGATGCTTGGGTCGACGAATCGAAAACCAAGGTCGGCTACGAGATCAACATGAATCGGTACTTCTACAAGTACGTGCCCCCTCGTCCGCTTGCCGAGATCGAGGCCGATCTCAAGCGGATCGAGAAGGAGATCGCGGATCAGCTTTCGGAGGTCACCGGGTGA
- a CDS encoding restriction endonuclease subunit S, producing MNPSAGVNPRPSGVVWLGGVPRHWTAKRLKYCVTLCKEKASGHGSELPYIGLEHIESWTGRRIAGTEKIETDGEVIQFKSGDVLFGKLRPYLAKAYRANEEGVCTGELLDLRPREVHRDFLFYYLLSRDFISVVDSSTYGAKMPRASWDFIGSLPLLLPPSDEQRAIAAFLDRETARIDALIAKKQRQIELLQEKRAALVTQAVTKGLNPKAPMKDSGIEWLGDVPKHWHPRKLGYVAQMIGGCTPSKANEEYWSGSIPWVSPKDMKRRLIADSEDHISEAAIRETSLRLIDPPVVLIVVRGMILAHTFPIALTTTPVTVNQDMKALRPNAGLSAQYLAYLLEGISNVMLSHVEDSAHGTKCLRTELWKNITVFMPEPSEQGEVCTTLDEYSRSTEQLVEKVRRSIEGLQEYRTAVITAAVTGKIDVREGAA from the coding sequence GTGAATCCGTCCGCGGGTGTAAACCCGAGGCCCTCGGGCGTGGTATGGCTTGGTGGTGTACCGCGGCACTGGACGGCCAAGCGGCTCAAGTACTGCGTAACCCTTTGCAAAGAGAAAGCCAGCGGTCACGGAAGCGAACTGCCCTACATAGGGCTTGAGCACATCGAGTCCTGGACGGGAAGGCGAATTGCCGGCACTGAGAAGATAGAGACCGACGGCGAAGTCATCCAGTTCAAGTCCGGGGACGTCCTCTTTGGGAAGCTCCGCCCATACCTGGCAAAGGCGTATCGCGCCAATGAAGAAGGTGTCTGCACCGGCGAACTGCTTGACCTACGACCGCGCGAGGTCCACAGGGACTTTCTCTTCTACTACCTGCTCTCCCGGGATTTCATCTCGGTGGTCGACTCATCGACGTACGGTGCGAAGATGCCGAGGGCCAGTTGGGACTTCATCGGTAGCCTCCCGCTTCTCCTTCCGCCGAGTGATGAACAACGCGCCATCGCCGCCTTCCTCGACCGCGAGACCGCGCGGATCGACGCGCTGATCGCCAAGAAACAGCGGCAGATAGAGCTCCTCCAGGAGAAGCGCGCGGCGCTCGTCACGCAGGCCGTCACCAAGGGCCTCAATCCGAAGGCTCCGATGAAGGACTCGGGGATTGAGTGGCTTGGCGACGTTCCAAAGCACTGGCATCCGCGAAAGCTGGGATATGTCGCGCAAATGATCGGCGGGTGCACCCCCAGCAAGGCCAACGAGGAATACTGGTCCGGGTCTATCCCCTGGGTCTCGCCGAAGGACATGAAGCGCCGCCTCATCGCTGACTCCGAGGATCACATCTCCGAAGCAGCGATTCGGGAGACATCCCTCCGGCTAATTGATCCGCCCGTCGTCCTGATCGTGGTGCGCGGGATGATCTTGGCGCACACATTCCCGATCGCTCTCACGACAACGCCGGTGACGGTGAACCAGGACATGAAGGCCTTGCGACCCAACGCCGGCCTCTCTGCGCAGTACCTCGCTTACTTGCTGGAAGGCATCAGCAACGTAATGCTGTCCCACGTCGAGGACTCCGCGCATGGGACCAAGTGCTTGAGGACAGAGCTCTGGAAGAACATAACTGTTTTCATGCCCGAACCGTCGGAACAGGGCGAGGTTTGCACGACTCTTGACGAGTACAGCAGGAGTACCGAACAACTTGTCGAGAAGGTACGCAGGAGCATTGAGGGGCTTCAAGAGTATCGCACGGCTGTTATCACGGCGGCCGTGACCGGCAAGATCGACGTCCGGGAGGGGGCGGCATGA
- a CDS encoding XRE family transcriptional regulator, whose protein sequence is MTRVAVQPKMIRWARERADLTVEDLSKKFPKLAAWERGEAQPTFKQIEAFSKATYVPFGYLFLPEPPEEPLPIPDFRTVSGKGVRRPSPDLLDTIYAMQRRQSWLRETLVETEAEPLEFVGSARLADDPEAIGREMRRIVGLDDGWAAEVRTWHEAVSELRRAMERLGVMAVINGVVGNNTHRPLNVGEFRGFALSDSHAPLVFVNGADAKSAQMFTLAHELAHLWVGKEGLSGFKGLFPGGTDVEDWCNRAAAEFLVPERDLRARWSSVKRAASPFEVLAREFKVSPIVAARRALDLRLIGRDAFFDFYDSYVTRERKRAGESGGGDFYNNQNTRVGERFARHVFRAALEGRIGFKEAYELTGLHGGAFQEYARRLGFNLP, encoded by the coding sequence ATGACCCGAGTCGCCGTCCAGCCGAAGATGATCCGATGGGCGCGCGAGCGCGCGGACCTGACCGTCGAGGATCTCTCCAAGAAGTTCCCGAAGCTCGCCGCCTGGGAGCGCGGCGAAGCGCAGCCGACGTTCAAGCAGATCGAGGCCTTTTCGAAAGCGACGTACGTTCCCTTCGGCTATCTTTTCCTCCCTGAACCGCCGGAGGAACCGCTTCCGATCCCGGACTTCCGGACGGTGTCCGGAAAGGGAGTCAGGCGCCCGAGCCCCGACCTGCTCGACACCATCTATGCGATGCAGCGGCGCCAGTCCTGGCTCCGGGAAACGCTCGTCGAAACAGAGGCGGAACCGTTGGAATTCGTGGGAAGCGCTCGTCTCGCCGACGATCCCGAAGCCATCGGGCGCGAGATGCGGCGAATCGTGGGCTTGGACGACGGCTGGGCCGCCGAGGTCCGTACGTGGCACGAAGCCGTCAGCGAGCTGCGCCGGGCCATGGAGCGGCTTGGGGTCATGGCCGTGATCAACGGCGTGGTCGGCAACAACACCCATCGACCGCTGAACGTGGGGGAGTTCCGCGGCTTCGCGCTCAGCGACTCCCATGCGCCGCTCGTTTTTGTCAACGGGGCGGATGCGAAATCGGCCCAGATGTTCACGCTCGCCCATGAACTGGCCCACCTCTGGGTTGGGAAAGAAGGCCTCTCGGGCTTCAAGGGTCTCTTCCCCGGGGGCACCGACGTGGAGGACTGGTGCAACCGGGCCGCGGCGGAATTTCTTGTCCCCGAGCGGGATCTCCGGGCGCGCTGGTCCAGCGTCAAGCGCGCGGCGAGCCCCTTCGAGGTCCTCGCCCGGGAGTTCAAGGTCAGCCCCATTGTCGCCGCTCGACGGGCGCTCGACCTGCGCCTGATCGGCCGTGATGCGTTTTTCGACTTCTACGACTCCTACGTGACCCGGGAGCGCAAACGCGCCGGAGAGTCGGGCGGGGGCGACTTCTACAACAACCAGAACACGCGCGTCGGGGAGCGCTTCGCCCGGCACGTGTTCCGCGCGGCCCTGGAGGGGCGTATCGGCTTCAAGGAGGCGTACGAGCTGACAGGATTGCACGGCGGCGCGTTCCAGGAGTATGCGCGGCGTCTGGGGTTCAATCTCCCATGA
- a CDS encoding DUF4411 family protein, which translates to MTPDRRYIVDSNVFITAKNLYYAFDICPGFWKGIIRHHQQGRVHSVDRVRTELLAGRETEDLVKWVKNDLPAGFFLDTNSGDVSSLYGRIMLWVQRNPQFFDNAKAQFAAGADGWLVAFAKVHGAIVVTTEQPSPDAKSRVPLPNVCEEFGVTYTNTFSMLRELNVQLVLGGAN; encoded by the coding sequence ATGACGCCCGATCGGCGCTACATCGTGGACTCGAACGTTTTCATCACCGCCAAGAACCTGTACTACGCCTTCGACATCTGCCCGGGGTTCTGGAAAGGCATCATCCGTCACCATCAGCAGGGACGCGTTCACAGCGTCGATCGCGTCCGGACCGAACTGCTCGCGGGTCGGGAAACCGAGGACCTTGTGAAGTGGGTGAAGAACGATCTGCCGGCCGGCTTCTTCCTCGACACCAACAGCGGCGATGTGTCCTCCCTCTACGGGCGCATCATGCTTTGGGTCCAGAGAAACCCTCAGTTCTTCGACAACGCCAAGGCTCAGTTCGCTGCCGGGGCGGACGGTTGGCTTGTGGCATTCGCCAAAGTACATGGCGCCATCGTCGTCACGACCGAGCAACCGAGCCCCGACGCGAAAAGCCGCGTTCCCCTTCCCAACGTCTGCGAGGAGTTCGGCGTGACCTATACGAACACCTTTTCCATGCTCCGGGAGTTGAACGTCCAGCTTGTTCTCGGAGGGGCGAACTGA
- a CDS encoding type I restriction endonuclease: MPGRHTEKAFETAIEEHLLDAGGYVKGDRDAFDRERCIDARTFLAFVQETQPKEWEYLKSLQKDKAEATLLDDLVRSLNSEHEGCLSVLRHGFKCFGKLFHAAYFAPASGMNPETQKLYAANRLTVTRQLRYSERHANTLDVTIALNGIPVATAELKNPMTGQTWRDAARQYKQDRDPADLIFQFKKRTLVHFAVDPDEVHMTTRLAGGNTHFLPFNRGRAGGAGNPDNPRGWKTTYLWEEVLERHSFLDILARFIHLQVEEKNIGGKKVKREGMIFPRYHQLDCVRRLVSDARVRGAGTNYLIEHSAGSGKSNSIAWLAHRLASLYDDKDQKVFDSVIVVTDRVVLDQQLQNTIYQFEHKQGVVQKIDMDSAQLAQALAAGVPIVITTLQKFPFVTEKIGDLPKRRYAVIIDEAHSSQGGETATELKGVLGGAAIKEEVRKKAEEEGLLDHEEEILRAMAKRGRQPNISFFAFTATPKYKTMEVFGQPGPDGKPCPFHLYSMRQAIEEGFILDVLRNYTTYKTYYRLIKAIEDDPKVDKRKAARALARFMSLHPHNIAQKTEVMVEHFRLFTMHKIGGKAKAMVVTSSRLHAVRYKQAFEKYIAEKRYQGIKVLVAFSGTVIDPDVPGLEYTEVGMNKGIREKELPERFATDEYQVLLVAEKYQTGFDQPLLHTMYVDKRLAGVQAVQTLSRLNRTHPGKEDTFVLDFVNDTQEILAAFQPYYEQTFVGEQADPKQLYELQAKLDGQQVYHKAEVEEFSKVFYKPTRSPSPGDHARMNACIDPAVTRYRQLDEQAREEFRKTLVAYRNLYAFLSQVIPFQDSDLEKLYSFIRFLIAKLPKGDRGPIYDFDDDVTLKYYRLQKIGEGAIQLEAGKGGAVSAPTEVGTGAVRGEQIELSKLIDILNERFGTDFKPADQLFLDSIREDAVAKADIRQAALANTMENFGYVFLKALEGLFIDRMEQNEEITARYMNDKQFQDVVCRHLLKEVYEQIRSQEPLFTADEPFRRVTPREDEKYRTCVPLLTLKAAAGIFGDAQAVEPDGWAEFKTARRLRPGMFVAQVIGRSMEPRIPNGSWCLFQGPVEGSRQGRIVLVQHRDIRDPETGGSYTVKRYRSEKEGDGTGGWRHAEIRLLPENPEFAPLILKDVRDDEMRVIAEFVEVIKGAP, from the coding sequence ATGCCGGGTCGCCACACGGAGAAGGCGTTCGAGACCGCCATCGAGGAGCACCTGCTCGACGCGGGCGGCTACGTAAAAGGCGACCGCGACGCCTTCGACCGGGAACGCTGCATCGACGCCAGGACGTTCCTGGCCTTCGTCCAGGAGACCCAGCCGAAGGAGTGGGAGTACCTCAAGAGCCTCCAGAAGGACAAGGCCGAAGCGACCCTGCTCGACGACCTCGTCCGCTCGCTCAATTCGGAGCACGAGGGTTGCCTCTCGGTCCTCCGCCACGGCTTCAAGTGCTTCGGCAAGCTCTTCCACGCCGCCTACTTCGCCCCCGCGAGCGGCATGAATCCCGAAACGCAGAAGCTGTACGCGGCGAACCGCCTCACCGTCACGCGGCAGCTCCGCTACTCGGAGCGCCACGCGAACACCCTCGACGTGACGATCGCGCTCAACGGGATTCCGGTTGCCACGGCGGAGCTCAAGAACCCGATGACCGGCCAGACGTGGCGCGATGCCGCGCGGCAGTACAAGCAAGACCGCGACCCGGCGGACCTGATCTTCCAGTTCAAGAAGCGCACCCTCGTCCATTTCGCGGTAGATCCGGACGAGGTCCATATGACCACCCGTCTCGCGGGTGGCAACACGCACTTCCTCCCGTTCAACCGCGGACGCGCGGGCGGGGCGGGCAACCCCGACAACCCGCGCGGCTGGAAGACCACCTACCTATGGGAAGAGGTCCTCGAGCGGCACAGTTTCCTCGATATCCTCGCCCGCTTCATCCATCTCCAAGTCGAGGAGAAGAACATCGGAGGGAAGAAGGTGAAGCGGGAGGGCATGATCTTCCCGCGGTACCACCAGCTCGATTGCGTGCGGAGGCTGGTGTCCGACGCTCGAGTGCGAGGCGCCGGCACCAACTATCTCATCGAACATTCGGCAGGCAGCGGCAAAAGCAACTCGATCGCCTGGCTCGCGCACCGGCTCGCGAGCCTCTACGACGACAAGGACCAGAAGGTCTTCGATTCGGTGATCGTCGTGACCGATCGCGTCGTCCTCGATCAGCAACTCCAGAACACGATCTATCAGTTCGAGCACAAGCAGGGCGTCGTCCAGAAGATCGACATGGATTCCGCACAGCTGGCCCAGGCGCTGGCGGCGGGCGTCCCCATCGTGATCACGACGCTTCAGAAGTTCCCGTTCGTCACGGAGAAGATCGGGGACCTGCCGAAGCGCCGCTACGCCGTCATCATCGACGAGGCCCACAGCTCGCAAGGCGGCGAAACCGCCACCGAGCTCAAGGGAGTGCTGGGCGGGGCGGCCATCAAGGAGGAGGTGCGGAAGAAGGCCGAGGAGGAGGGACTTCTCGACCACGAGGAGGAGATCCTCCGCGCGATGGCGAAGCGCGGGAGACAGCCCAACATCAGCTTCTTCGCGTTCACCGCCACCCCGAAGTACAAGACGATGGAGGTGTTCGGGCAGCCCGGGCCCGATGGAAAACCCTGTCCCTTCCACCTCTACAGCATGCGGCAGGCCATCGAGGAGGGGTTCATCCTCGACGTCCTGCGCAACTACACGACCTACAAGACCTACTACCGGCTCATCAAGGCGATCGAGGACGACCCGAAAGTCGACAAGCGCAAGGCCGCCCGGGCGCTCGCGCGATTCATGAGCCTCCATCCCCACAACATCGCGCAGAAAACCGAGGTCATGGTGGAGCACTTCCGCCTGTTCACCATGCACAAGATCGGCGGCAAGGCCAAGGCGATGGTCGTGACGTCGAGCCGCCTCCACGCCGTGCGCTACAAGCAGGCCTTCGAGAAGTACATTGCCGAGAAGCGCTACCAGGGGATCAAGGTCCTGGTCGCCTTTTCCGGGACGGTCATCGATCCCGACGTTCCGGGGCTCGAGTACACCGAGGTCGGGATGAACAAGGGCATCCGGGAGAAGGAGCTCCCCGAGCGCTTCGCGACGGACGAGTATCAGGTGCTCCTGGTGGCCGAGAAGTACCAGACCGGGTTCGACCAGCCGCTCCTTCACACGATGTACGTCGACAAGCGACTGGCGGGTGTGCAGGCGGTGCAGACGCTCTCGCGCCTGAACCGCACGCATCCGGGCAAGGAGGACACCTTCGTCCTCGATTTCGTAAACGACACTCAGGAGATCCTCGCGGCCTTCCAGCCGTACTACGAGCAGACCTTCGTGGGCGAGCAGGCCGATCCAAAGCAGCTCTACGAGCTCCAGGCGAAGCTCGACGGACAGCAGGTCTACCACAAGGCCGAGGTCGAGGAATTCTCGAAGGTGTTCTACAAGCCCACGCGGAGCCCTTCGCCGGGCGACCATGCGCGCATGAACGCGTGCATCGATCCGGCCGTGACCCGTTACAGGCAGCTCGACGAACAGGCGCGCGAGGAGTTCCGCAAGACGCTCGTGGCGTACCGAAACCTCTACGCCTTCCTGTCGCAGGTGATCCCCTTCCAGGACTCGGACCTGGAGAAGCTCTATTCCTTCATCCGGTTTCTGATTGCCAAATTGCCGAAGGGCGACCGCGGGCCGATCTACGACTTCGACGACGACGTCACGCTCAAGTACTACCGGCTCCAGAAGATCGGGGAGGGAGCCATCCAGCTGGAGGCCGGCAAGGGCGGCGCCGTCTCGGCGCCGACGGAGGTGGGAACGGGGGCCGTGCGAGGCGAGCAGATCGAGCTGTCGAAGCTCATCGACATCCTGAACGAGCGATTCGGCACCGACTTCAAGCCGGCCGACCAGCTCTTCCTTGACTCCATCCGGGAGGACGCCGTGGCCAAGGCGGACATCCGGCAGGCCGCGCTTGCGAACACGATGGAGAACTTCGGGTACGTCTTCCTCAAGGCGCTGGAAGGACTCTTCATCGATCGCATGGAGCAGAACGAGGAGATCACGGCCCGCTACATGAACGACAAACAGTTTCAGGACGTCGTCTGCCGGCATCTGCTCAAGGAGGTATACGAGCAGATTCGGTCGCAGGAGCCTCTCTTCACCGCGGATGAGCCCTTCCGTCGGGTTACTCCGCGCGAGGACGAGAAGTATCGCACGTGTGTGCCGCTTTTGACCCTGAAGGCCGCCGCCGGGATATTCGGCGACGCGCAGGCGGTTGAGCCTGATGGCTGGGCGGAGTTCAAGACGGCCCGGCGACTGCGTCCCGGCATGTTCGTCGCGCAGGTGATCGGCCGCTCGATGGAGCCCCGGATTCCGAACGGATCGTGGTGTTTGTTTCAGGGGCCCGTGGAGGGAAGCCGGCAAGGGCGCATCGTGCTCGTCCAGCACCGGGATATCCGCGATCCGGAAACGGGAGGGAGCTACACCGTCAA